A genomic window from Caldicellulosiruptor kronotskyensis 2002 includes:
- a CDS encoding LacI family DNA-binding transcriptional regulator: MRKNKNVTIKDIAKALGLSPSTVSRALNNYSDINPETRDKVIEMAKKLNYTPNIFAKSLVTNKTKRVGLFIEDMEREGIYGVFYYEILISFRKAAMDNGYEVVLLSTSSEEQKRISFDAVMQEKGLEGAFIMGLKMDDEYLNEIQKSTYPVVLLDIPIKNSNVGYVTTNNLKGAQLATEHLINLGHKRIGFLNGHKKAYVSQERLNGYILALSKNGLQVDSELIYEGDFTEASGFKAADYFVQKGVTAVFAASDMMAIGLIKRLKELGVDVPKKVSVVGFDDISLARYITPTLTTIRQNKSEMGKSAFYLLLNLISKQPINHIILEPELVKRESTARLR; the protein is encoded by the coding sequence ATGAGAAAGAACAAGAATGTGACAATAAAGGATATTGCAAAAGCTTTGGGACTGTCGCCAAGCACTGTTTCAAGGGCGCTCAATAATTACTCAGATATAAACCCGGAGACAAGAGACAAAGTAATAGAGATGGCCAAAAAACTAAACTACACACCAAACATCTTTGCAAAAAGCCTTGTCACAAACAAGACAAAAAGAGTTGGACTGTTCATTGAAGACATGGAGAGAGAAGGCATATACGGTGTTTTCTATTATGAAATACTTATAAGTTTTAGGAAAGCTGCAATGGACAATGGTTATGAGGTTGTTTTGCTCTCAACATCTTCAGAGGAGCAAAAAAGAATCTCTTTTGATGCAGTTATGCAGGAAAAAGGGCTTGAAGGTGCATTCATTATGGGACTAAAAATGGACGATGAGTATCTGAATGAAATACAAAAAAGTACCTATCCTGTTGTTTTGCTTGACATTCCAATAAAAAACTCAAATGTAGGTTATGTGACAACAAACAATCTAAAAGGTGCACAGCTTGCAACAGAACACTTGATTAACCTTGGACACAAAAGAATAGGGTTTTTGAATGGTCACAAAAAAGCATATGTCAGCCAAGAAAGATTAAACGGTTATATATTGGCACTGAGCAAAAACGGACTTCAGGTTGACAGTGAACTTATTTACGAAGGTGATTTTACAGAGGCAAGCGGGTTTAAGGCAGCAGACTATTTTGTCCAGAAGGGTGTCACAGCAGTTTTTGCTGCATCAGACATGATGGCAATCGGTCTTATAAAAAGATTAAAGGAACTTGGTGTGGATGTGCCTAAAAAAGTTTCGGTTGTGGGATTTGACGATATATCCTTGGCACGTTACATCACCCCCACTCTTACAACAATAAGACAGAACAAGAGTGAGATGGGCAAATCAGCCTTTTATTTGCTTTTGAACCTGATTTCAAAGCAGCCAATAAACCACATTATTTTAGAGCCAGAGCTTGTAAAAAGAGAATCAACAGCAAGGCTGCGCTAA
- a CDS encoding glycoside hydrolase family 65 protein has protein sequence MRRLPKKQAIFLPDEWNIIEDGFHPEKNFMLETIFTVANGYLGLRGNLDEDFPDKSQSFKATYINGFYEEYDITYPEGGYGFAKRGEAMVNVADVKTFEIMIEGEKFNLFSGKIYKHIRKLDMKSGTVVREILWESERGRKIYISFERLACFKRQHLGAINIRIKLLNFSGRIKIVSKIDGNSSNLLETEDVRVGSGIEKFPFETIKAYCNKLNGFLMQKTKKSILSYGCMVDHVLSIKEFFCKSFADKEKNLVIFEIEFDAKQDMEYSLTKYFSYFTQRDVEEDLIEEHCAAEILEAKKIGFNNLLKEQREFLETFWENADVVVKGDPKIQQAIRFSLFSLLQSTGRNGISNIAAKGLTGEGYGGHYFWDSEIYIMPFFIYTQPEIAKMLLLYRYNILDAARKRARELHHRGALYPWRTIAGKECSAYFPAGTAQYHINADIVYAIKKYFEATDDLEFIKNYGAEIVFEVARFYAELGHFSEAKDGKFCIFCVTGPDEYTALVDNNAYTNYMVKMTLEFATNLYTLLKEKDSDAFEKLCRKIELSQNEVLLWKNIADNMYLPYNPELKIIPQDDSFIYKKRLDLSKIPENQFPLLLNWHYLDIYRYQVCKQPDVLLLIYLLRENFSFEDLKNNYEYYEPITTHDSSLSPAIFSILAAELGYLDKAYEYFVYTARMDLDDLNDNTKDGIHAACMGGAWQALVFGFGGMRTNKGVLSFAPKLPERLEYLSFKVRYKGKVLKVEITKSIASYTLLDGESIQLSHHGSSFELKRGQTKEFILVN, from the coding sequence AAGAATTTTATGCTTGAGACCATTTTTACAGTTGCAAATGGATATTTAGGCCTGAGAGGAAACTTGGATGAAGATTTCCCTGACAAAAGCCAGAGCTTTAAAGCAACCTATATCAACGGTTTTTATGAAGAGTATGATATTACCTATCCAGAGGGTGGATATGGATTTGCAAAGCGTGGCGAGGCAATGGTAAATGTTGCTGATGTGAAGACATTTGAAATAATGATTGAGGGTGAAAAATTCAATTTATTCAGTGGAAAAATTTATAAACATATTAGAAAACTTGACATGAAGAGCGGAACGGTAGTACGAGAAATACTCTGGGAATCTGAACGTGGCAGAAAAATTTATATATCTTTTGAACGACTTGCATGTTTTAAAAGGCAGCATTTAGGAGCAATTAATATTAGAATAAAACTTCTCAATTTTTCTGGCAGAATAAAAATTGTAAGTAAAATAGATGGAAACTCTTCAAATCTGCTTGAGACAGAAGATGTGAGGGTTGGTTCTGGAATAGAAAAATTTCCTTTTGAGACAATTAAAGCTTACTGTAATAAACTTAATGGTTTTTTGATGCAGAAAACTAAAAAGAGTATACTCTCGTATGGCTGCATGGTAGATCATGTTTTGAGCATCAAAGAATTTTTCTGCAAATCTTTTGCCGACAAAGAGAAAAATCTTGTTATATTTGAAATTGAATTTGATGCTAAACAAGATATGGAATATAGCTTGACAAAATATTTTTCATATTTTACACAAAGAGATGTTGAAGAAGATTTGATTGAAGAGCACTGCGCTGCTGAAATACTTGAAGCAAAAAAGATAGGTTTTAATAACCTTTTGAAAGAACAAAGAGAATTTTTAGAAACCTTTTGGGAAAATGCTGATGTTGTGGTAAAAGGGGATCCTAAGATTCAGCAAGCTATAAGATTTAGTCTATTTTCGCTGCTTCAATCAACAGGTAGAAACGGTATTTCAAATATTGCCGCAAAAGGTCTCACAGGCGAAGGTTACGGTGGACATTATTTCTGGGACTCTGAAATTTATATAATGCCGTTTTTCATATATACTCAGCCAGAAATTGCAAAAATGCTACTTTTGTACAGATACAACATTTTAGATGCAGCAAGAAAGCGAGCAAGAGAGCTTCACCACAGAGGAGCACTATATCCCTGGCGAACAATTGCAGGAAAAGAGTGTTCAGCATATTTTCCCGCAGGGACTGCCCAATACCACATAAACGCTGATATTGTGTATGCCATAAAAAAGTATTTTGAGGCAACAGATGATTTAGAATTTATAAAAAACTATGGTGCAGAAATTGTATTTGAAGTTGCAAGATTCTATGCAGAACTTGGCCATTTCAGTGAAGCAAAGGACGGAAAGTTCTGCATATTCTGTGTCACCGGCCCTGATGAGTATACTGCACTTGTTGACAACAACGCTTATACAAACTACATGGTAAAGATGACCCTTGAGTTTGCTACAAATCTTTATACTCTCTTGAAAGAAAAAGACAGCGATGCTTTTGAAAAGCTTTGCAGAAAAATTGAGCTCTCACAGAATGAAGTCTTGCTGTGGAAAAACATTGCTGATAACATGTATTTGCCGTACAATCCAGAGCTGAAAATTATTCCTCAGGACGATTCATTCATCTATAAAAAGAGGCTTGATTTGTCAAAAATCCCAGAGAATCAGTTTCCTCTTCTTTTGAACTGGCATTATTTAGACATTTATAGATATCAAGTTTGCAAACAGCCAGATGTTCTTTTGCTCATTTACCTTTTGAGAGAAAATTTTTCATTTGAGGATTTAAAAAATAACTATGAATATTATGAACCAATCACAACACATGACTCATCACTCTCACCTGCAATTTTTAGCATCCTTGCAGCAGAGCTTGGGTACTTAGACAAAGCATACGAATACTTTGTATATACAGCAAGAATGGACCTTGACGATTTAAATGACAACACAAAAGATGGAATTCACGCTGCTTGTATGGGCGGTGCTTGGCAAGCTTTGGTATTCGGTTTTGGTGGAATGAGAACAAACAAAGGTGTACTTTCCTTTGCTCCAAAGCTTCCTGAAAGACTTGAATATTTATCGTTCAAAGTAAGATACAAAGGAAAAGTTTTGAAAGTGGAAATAACAAAAAGCATAGCTTCCTATACACTTTTGGATGGTGAAAGTATTCAGCTTTCACACCATGGTAGCAGTTTTGAATTGAAAAGAGGACAGACTAAAGAATTTATCCTTGTCAATTAA